Proteins from one Litoribacterium kuwaitense genomic window:
- a CDS encoding GntR family transcriptional regulator encodes MGQKRRKGPLYLQIKEALKDRILHGVYPLGKNIPSEPQLEKEFGVSKITVRNAVKELVQEGYVEKASGRGTTVISNTSGSRLSKGKRFTQWLVDEGHRLEKKMLRVDQVRLPVTHPLAQAGRSDCLRCQRLYLLDGQPYIHYTHDVSLHLQGEALVELQQNMTSLYRFLNEYGLRLDEFRDEFSVDIAPEEVLQAMKLEQKDAMLMKRTRFASDEQGELVEYSIGYYNTQLKPYVVSYEESGA; translated from the coding sequence ATGGGACAGAAGCGACGAAAGGGTCCTTTATATTTGCAAATTAAAGAAGCATTAAAAGATCGCATTTTACACGGTGTGTACCCCTTGGGAAAAAATATTCCATCTGAGCCTCAGCTTGAAAAAGAGTTTGGGGTCAGTAAAATTACTGTGCGGAATGCAGTGAAAGAGCTCGTGCAGGAAGGGTATGTCGAAAAAGCAAGTGGTCGAGGAACGACGGTGATCTCGAATACGTCAGGCTCACGGCTGTCAAAAGGAAAGCGTTTTACGCAATGGCTTGTTGACGAGGGGCACCGCCTGGAAAAAAAGATGCTACGCGTTGATCAAGTCAGGCTGCCAGTGACACACCCGCTAGCACAGGCGGGAAGGTCCGATTGTTTAAGATGCCAACGACTCTACCTCTTGGACGGTCAGCCATATATTCATTACACGCATGATGTCAGCCTGCACTTACAAGGCGAAGCACTTGTTGAACTGCAGCAGAACATGACATCGCTCTATCGTTTTTTAAATGAGTATGGTTTGCGGCTCGATGAGTTCAGAGACGAATTTTCTGTCGACATTGCCCCTGAAGAAGTTCTGCAAGCGATGAAGCTTGAACAAAAAGATGCCATGCTTATGAAGAGAACGAGATTTGCCTCAGATGAGCAAGGTGAGCTTGTTGAATACAGTATCGGCTACTATAATACACAACTAAAGCCATATGTTGTTTCGTATGAGGAATCAGGTGCTTAA